The window GAGCAGTAGAAACAGATAAAAATgcaattggaaattatttaacaaaatgagtaaaaatacaataaaacctatattacattatatttttaaatgaagttaatATGTGGCCTACAGAGATCCTCAcaaataaaattcaatgaaaGTAGACTGAGGCATGTTTTCTCTGAGTAAGATAACTCTTTTATTGACAGGACATGAATTTCATAATAAAGGGCTCAATGATTTGTCTCAATTTAAGCCAAAGACCTTGAGATGAGAACTAAGTTTCATTTTGTAAGTTTAGAACAAAGAATAGAGCAGAGTAGATAGGGAATAATACAGTTGGTATATGCTTAGTGATGTCATTGGGTGACGACAACATAATTGGTTGTATAGCTAAGGCATGGAGAACAATATGTTAAGTTGGAATTTGGGAATGAGACTCTAGCAATaatcccctcctttcctcctgtGACTTAGAATGGTTTATTGTTTGAGTTTACCTACAACGTTAAAAATAGTGGCCAGGCTTTTTTGTTTAGATACTAGTTCACTACCTGaccctaataaataaataagcattgaTACAGGCCAGGAAATAGCTTTAAACACATAAAACTGAACAAtgaaataactataaataaacCTTGACTCTGGAATGTAATTCTTTAACCTGATTCTTTGGATTACAGTTCAGAAAATTTTcagtttgtctttcatttttcgTCTATAAAGCAAAATCTGGATTTATGCATTTCTTTTTATCACATTCACAGATTACAAATGGTAGCTCAAGGACCATGCAGGAGGCTTTATGCTTGAGTAAAAATCTCTACAAGATGAGAAAATCTTGAGAATACCTACATGAAAATGCCATGGGGGATATTATAAAGTGGTGAAACTAAATTTTTGGAATCATGGAATGCTACAGCTATCTTTAGGAATCATTTGATCCCCCTTTATTTTGCCCATATGGAAAGGCTTAGAAGTATCAAGGGACTTGCTATCACATAATAAGACAGTGATAGAAACAGATAGAGTTTACTGCATCAGTCTCCACATTATGTCATTCTCTGAAATGGATAAATTATTCCTATAGCAGTCTCCTAATCTACCAGTCTATTAAccctattaaaaattttaaaaaggaaataaaactggCATAGTATAAATTTTTAGTGAACCTATGTTCCTTCCTGATACATGATAATCATCATATTTCCCTTTCTAAATAATCACATATCACCTGTTAATAACATGTTCTCAGATTTTTGCAGGGATTAATGTCATACttataatcaaataataaatgaaattgacTTTAGGatatcaaattttctttcttgaagttGTATTCTTCTCCAAAAATTAAGATGATTAAAGGTATATTTTTACCAGTCTCAGTTCTGTGATGATGTCTTATAACCTTAAAAGAAATACCTACAGATATCCAACAtctgcttttatatttttaaaatagactttaaaataatttttttaaatcgaaaagattgtttttaatatgGTTATAGTAATGCTTTTATTGATAGAATGTTTTTCACACAATAGGcaaatgatataaatatcaaGTTATGAAACTGTCTGATGTTTTTTACTGTGAAGgtttttaaaactatttggttccaaatatttattgacGTCAGAAGAGAAGGTATTTGGAGATGAACAgactatataaaaaatattaagaaaaaacacaaataaatgccaggtgtttttttttatgattttaaaagctttaatttttttcctctatatacATGAATAGTAAAtgtgtcattttaaaaacatagaatGAAACCTCTCTAATTCAGACTAATTGCCACAGTAGCCTGAGTTACAGAGTTAGAGGAAATGTGGTTTTATTATCTTTAGTTACATAGAGTAATTGTAACTAGTTTACTAAATTACAGCTTACTAAATGCTGTGAAGAAatggatatataagaatgttttataattagGTAATTAAATCTTACAAGTAAATGAAcacttttaaatgttttcaggGGTGGGGAATCCTTTTTAAGCAAGttttaaaacttcaaagaaaTCTTATTTCTGCTCTCAGTTTGTTAAGCCAACCCTTTATTGGTCATTAGTCTGAAAGTAAACCAGCTTGTACAATACCATGAATTTTACATACCTACAATCAAAATTAATGTGGATATTGTTATTCTTGTATCACTTGCTTGTTACTGGATCAGATGGAATAGAGGAAATTATTATGGAACTAACTGGAAGAAAGAGCCCATCCTTATTCTAAAGGTTGCTTCCTCATTTTGATTTTAGCCAGTTCCAGGATCCTCTTATTTTACATGTGATACATTATGCCTTCTAGAATAACATGGTCtgcacataataaaataaaatgcaaaatgttattattttatacgTAAACTTCAGCATGTTTAAAATTACTTGGCAGATGCCAGCTTTAATTAaaccatatatttttaaaggtagtAGGGGTAAAGGATttgtaagtattttttaaaaagaaattatattactaTGTTaggattacattttaaaagttatgaaTTTGCTTTGACATGTATATAATCCAACCAAGTCAGCTTTAAATCCCCAGTCATGGGGTGATAAACATCAAAGTTCTTGTTTAATATGTTATCAGGGAGAGCATGTGGTATGCAGTTTGTTTGACATTTCTGATGATAGAACCTCCAGTGCCTGAATCCACCCCATACAGTTTTGAAGCTTATAATCTTGCTGACCTTAAGAATAGTAAAGCAATGAATATGCTCCCTATGTGGTACTGAATGGATaactgaagaaaggaagaaacaaagacaggGAAAAGTCCTTGCTCTTTCCCTGATTGAGACTACAAAGCTGTATtttatctgctttttaaaaaattattttttataaaatattctatgaATACAAGCTATTATTAGTTGCTGTTATGTAAGACTATTTTGCCCCCAAAGCATAGTTCctcatctcattggaaaaaagaaaaaaaattatgccttTGTGTGTATgaatctatgtgtgtatatgtatgtgtgcatacacacacatatatatatacataatacatatacacatgtgtgtatgtatatatgtatatattttatttgtatatgtataatgtaattgtataaacatacatacatacaagggTATATGTATGTAGTTGTGTGTGCTATATATGTATAGCATaattatatacctatacatacacacttatttacatataatacttTACATAAAAGGACGTATGTGTGTATCATATATGTACAATGTAATTATACATAATGTACAcacgtgtatgtgtgtacacatgcatgGTAGAAAAATGGAATTGAAGCCCTTTACAAATACCAAACTAGGGTATTTGGGTTCTAGACAGGTCAGATAAGGATAAACAAATGGGTGGATAGAATTTCTTTAGTTTAAGGGGTTTCATTTAGTGGAGTCATTAATTCACAATAGCCATTTCTCTCTTCATGTTCCCCTCCTACCACTGAGGAAAGGAGTCAAGTCTAACCAGATGTACccattgttgttattgctattgatgttgttgtcattattgttaaGTTGCATATTGAGCATTGGATAAAGACCAGTATCACTGCTCATCTTTCTTATTTGGGCTAAGTATAGGGAAACTATCTGAATGTTAGTTATTGGtatattttcttacttattttaaaGTTGCCTATAAAGTGACCTATATTAATTCAAACATATACAAGGAAATTATTCTAGAGAGCAAAGCAGCAGGAAAAATGCTTCCTTTGTAATTTGGAGTGTGACATTTTCTGAATGAAGATGCTAATACATGTGAGATTTCAAAAACCAACAGAACATATAAGGCATGTTTTTATCAAAAGTGCTgaatctctttaaaatatttttagtgtttttgttCAGTAGTTTTGGTCATGTCTaattcatgattccatttggttgtttttgtttttgttttacaaaaatactatagtagtttgtcatttccttctccattttatagatgaggaaactgaagcaaactgagttaagtgatttgctcaaggtcattaccactagtaagtgtctgtggccagatttcaactcaggaagatggatcTTTTTGACTTCTGGCACAGTACTGTATCTACTGTTCCTCCTAGTAATTACTATACTATGGAAGAGAAGTTTATGATCTCttgaaaaaatgaaacataaagaCTAAgtcatatatttctatttatatccacccatccatccatctattatTTAATTATAGGAAACCATAAAATTCAACCTTGGACAGCAGTTACAAACCAAGCTTTAGATGTCGCATGGAGAACAGTAAAGGGACCAGTGATGTTGGGCATATCATTTCTTGCTGCCACCCTCTGCTACTTCAGaagtctatttttatatttaggaCATCGGTTGAAATGGTATGTTCTTTTgccattttatctattttttaaatgcctttttttgAAGCAGATACTTTTTATAAATCATCATctaacactaatttttttttttaacatttcaggTGGAGTGGATACCTGCAGAGAAAATTCAAAAGTAAATATGCTTTTCACAGTTCTGCTGTTCCTATtatggaagggaaaggagggggaagttgagggaagaagaaaaggaaaattaatagccttttatgtTCAATTTGGTTTAGAAAACCTCAGTGTGGAGGCAGAAGTTGATCTCCTTGGTTATTGTGCAagagaatggaaaggagaaaCAAGCCGAGCCAAGCTGATGAGGAAGGTATCGCTATTTTTAAAGACAGGGAAGAACTTTCTTTATTGTCAAGCCCAATGAAGAGTACTTAAAAATACCTgctattttgttctttaaaactCCTTGAGTCATACATTGTTAATTCATTCTAACATATTCTAAAGCTACTACTTTGGTATGGTTGCTGTTAAGAATAATCCATTTAAATTAGGTTCTATAATTCAGGAAATTTCAGTGTTAACAGATGTTTGCTAAATTCATCATAATTCAGTggacatttgttaaatacctactagaTGTTGAGGACACAGaggcaaaacaaaacagttcctgccttctaGGAAACACTGGGCAAGGGGAGTAATATAATACACATAAGCAGAGAAGTACATACAAagtaagaagagagaaggaatttGAAGTGATCTAGAAAAGCCTGATTTAGGTAGGAGCATTCAAAGTCTACTGGGAAGAAAATCAGGGATTCTGTAAGGTGGGGATGAGGAGGAAGTGCATCCCAGGCCTAGTGACCAATTGGGTAGAATTGGAAAGTTGGGAGATAAAATGTCATAGTACAGGGAGAAGTTAATATTAGATATTTACTGAGTAAATATTATAACCCCCTTCCTTATTCCAGTAGGACTATAAGGTTGTTGCagagattctttcatttttatcttcccaTTTTCAGCTTCTATTACACATACctaataggtgctaaataaatgcaaTTTCATTGAATCTAATTAAATTTCTGAGCCCTTGAACTGagcctctttcatttttttataggtGCTAGAGAATGTGGATATAATTCTTAACACAAGGTCATTGTATACAAAGAATCTTAGCTGTTGggtttttataaatgaaacactttcttataatttctaaaactaagatgagaaaaaagcctttttttttttactttgtataaagTAAAATCTTTTGGTCTATGATCtgtttgaaatatatataatgtgtagtAAACATAAGTCCTTTGGTAAGAGAAATTGAGGTAATGGAGGATAAATGTTCAAGTGGTTACAATGGTAGCCTATAACTAAACAGATTTTTCAGTAGCTATAAGAGAATGAAGCACTTGGGCATTTTGGTTAAAATCTGTCCTACTGACCAGTGAAGCtatagaaaatatgttttgctttcAAAAATTGGCATAATTAACACCCAGAAATAATCCTCTCCTTCCAACCAGGCAAAGAAATTCAATTATTAGCATTGATTATTATTAGCATCTATGTATAAGGGTCTCCTTATCTCATAATGAATGTGGAAGTCATGCTAAATAAACATATTAGCAAAACTAGTTTAGCTTTAATGGCAAAATTAGATGCCATTAATAGCCCAATGACATATAGAGTATAGTGGGTGGGCTTTTTTAAATCAGGGCAGGGAGAATTCTCTGAAGAGATTTTAAACCTcttcttaacattttcttttttacctcccaaattaattttcattccagttgtttcatttccttttttaatattagGTCAAATCACTTCAATATAACATTGATATTTATGGTACTGTGCTTATCTGCTTTTGCTCTAAACTTTTCCCTAattactctttttgtttttaacatataggTAATGATACCTTGGTTCTCAgtattatatatagattatacTTCATGGTCCCtgctttctactttctttctaatATTACATGATATGGAATCTATGCAAAtgaatctggagtcaagaaaactcaagatttcaaatctagcctcaaatattgtgtgatcctgggcaagccatttaactgttttcctcagtttttttatctgtaaaaataagctgaagaaagaaatggcaaactcctccagttttttcaccaaaataatcccaaatgtggtcaagaagaatcagacacagacaagcaacaacaaaaataatatccCTTCAcattgaaatatgaaaaatacaaatgTGAAATAATAGCTTGGCTTTTAGAAgaagtttttctatttctatttggaTCTCCACAGTTAAATTTGACTGTATTTCCTTTCTTTagatttttctccttcagaattacaaaaatatatctttttcctaATAGGCTTATGAGGAACTCTTTTGGCGTCATCATATTAAATGTATTCGGCAAGTCAAAGGAGATAATTATGATGCATTAAGATCAGTTCTATTTCAGATACTCAGCCAGGGCCTCTCTCTTCCATCCtggatgaaagaaaaagacattgtaAAGGTAGGATGTCATGTTTTAAGTCAAAAAATACTTCTAGTATAGTCCTCTGTGAAATGAAATTTTGTAGTACAAACATCTTCAACTaccatattttttataaaaaaaaaaaatgatcaaagtttaaaaagaacCCTGAGAGATTCTACTTAATCCATTTCCTGGGCTGCTACGTAAAACTATATTCAAACTATTCCAGAAAGATCTTGtttgggcttttccttaaaatccaTAATTAgataattgattgattttatatgtggtttcttttacacacacacacacacacacacacacacacacacacacacaatttctcaTAACCCTTATAGTGgcaaaatttttctaaattcttcttaGTGAGAATCCATTTTAAAagtattcctttttctaataCCCATTTGTTTTGCTGAACTAAAACTAAGATGTTTAAGGATAGAGAAAATGTGAGAAAAAGTATAGTATCATGTCTTTAAAGTTactcatttaaaattactgtttattttaaaattgcttgGTTAAGATGAATCATTCCATAGCttttattaaagctattttaatgaAAGGAACTCTATCTGTTACCtatacattttttgtttgttatatttGAACTGTTAGAAcctgtaaaatttttaaataagaatatcTTGTACAGAATTATaaaaagtttagtttttttttttaaataatgttctaTCTATATCTTTGAGTTACAGCCAGTTATTTAATTTGGCTAACTATAGTTGGAAATAATCATTTCTAGTTTGTATTTGTTGTGTCTTTTATTTGTGACAAAATACTGATTTTTTCATAGCATTTATAACTTTTTCCCCCCGAAGCTTCCTGAAAAGCTACTCTTTTCGCAAGGTTGTAATTGGATTCAACAATACAGCTTTGGCCCCGAGAAATATACAGGCCCAAATGTGTTTGGGAAATTACGTAAATGTGTTGAATTATTAAAGAGTCAGGTAAGTGCTTGGAAACAGATTAGGAAGaggaaaatacatttagaagTAGTAATGTCTCACTTCTGTCATCAGTTTCATTGTCTTTGTTCCTGATCTCAGACTTGTTAATTTATGTTGCATTTAAAGGAGTAGAAAAGAGTTTCCTCCATCCATTATTATCTTCCTGTCTAGGTTCACATCTCTTCCTCCTACTAAGTGTGAACATGTGCAAGGTTTTACCATTTTACCACTGCTGAACAGATCTCTTCCCTTCTAGATAGTATCTTGACAAGAACAGTCTTCTAGTAttgctccctttctttcctccctttctttcaagTAGTTGAGAGAGAATAGCCCAAAAAGTCAGGGCTTTTTCCTTCTGGGAGGTATTCAGAGTATTATGCAGCTGattttttatttgtcctttttctgCTCCAATGTgcaggtgggggggaaggggaaccTATCTTACAgacttttctgtgtgtgtgtgtggggggggggggttgtatCTGTCTTGcgtgtctctttctctatctctgtttgtttctttatctagTCAAATACAGTTCACCAGTCTTGTTTTTGATACTCTCCCTCTGGCTCTACCTATTGCTATCTCCTTTGTCTTCCATTCTCtctgttttcctcttcttcttcctctcctctttcacctttcCATACTTCTCCCATCTCTCTCAGTTTAAGAAgaattgtaaataaatatttgttgactccattatgaatttctttctttagatAATTGTCTGATAATTTTAAGATTATCAACAAGGATTCCATTTTTTGTTATATGGAGATGATTTTTGATAGATTTATATGTTtgctattttatataaatacttaattgtacatttttttttagttcaactgATACTAGATTTGTATATTCTGTACTGATTTAACCATTTCACTCTGTGATGTATGTTCTGATAATTCCTGTTCAGTTTCTCATGGTATACATGAGCAGAAGACTAGAAAGAATGTAAGATTATTTGTCTTTAGGTGGCTTTGTCTCTCTTTTATATTGTATTAGACTGGGACTGAATCAAGCTGGTCTCTTGCCACTTTAGGTCCAAAATTGGAATTGAATGAAACACTCATGATCTAATCTAACAGCTAACAAAAGGAAACTTATTTAGCCATACCAGGGGTATGATGCTCAGGGCAAGGAAGAGATATTCATCCAGGATAAAGCAGAGATTCAATTTTTCACAGCATTCCAGTCTTGTTCAGGCTGCTGGTCTGTGATCTGAAGCCCCAGAGAGGAACACTAGCTTCTTATATCCTGACTGTTTTGTACCTAAGTAACTAGGAAGGTATAGCAGTGGCCCTAAGCCTTTGTGCCCTGAGCAACTCAATTCTCTCAAATAGTTTCCAaaacttttaaggaaaaagtaGCCTAACTTAGAGGGTTGAAGGTGTGTACTTAAGTAAAGTGTGCCTCATGAGTACAttgactatattttttaaatctcaaattgGGAAATATTATCTTGCAGAGGACATTCCCTCTGTAAAGCCTCAATTAATTTGACATTGGTTCAATCCCAGATAATATAGACTGTATCACAATCCATAGAGCAATAATCTTACAAATTATAGTGACATGGGCTGGTTCTGTTTCCAACAGTCAAAGTCAAGGTTATAAATTAAATGAAGTTTATTAGCTTTCCAGTCTACCCTCctactgcctttttttttaaaatagttatgtGATTTATCTATCATATTTCTCTCCTTTGAATCATAGACTTTAGGATTAGATGGAAATATAGAAATTACctatttctccctcctcattttgaAGAAAAACCATTAGGGCTGAATGTGCCGAAACTAAATAATCTATCCAAGTAATAAGTACTTGCGTGCATCTTAACTATAACTTTTAGGAAAGTGGGGTCCCACAATTTTGATCTAGCTCATTAGTGATATGAATAGAAACTTAAAAATAAGTGCAAGAGGGGTCTGGACTCCAAGGCAGGTTGGTGGGGAACCTAGgggaaggaaatatttttcacCAAATGGGCTTTTGTTCCCCTCGAATTTTGCTTTGTAGTCTTTTCATTAAGACCTATCCTACTCACATTCCACTACTCATATTCCTACTCAATATTCCACATTGAATGCTTGTAGAATTCAATTCTGGACAGTTGGACACAATTAAATTTATGTGGCAACATTCAGTGATTTGAGAACATGAAATTTGACATGAGAACCATGAAAACATGCTTTCATtgagagttttcccttcttttgaaTAATAGTGAAAAGGATCAGATCCCCGTAATCCTTTACATAGCAATGGGTGTTTTGTAAATTAAGTTGTTTTATGAACTAAGCTTGAGTGATTTGGGAATGTTGACTTATACcacaaactccttgaggtcagagtcTGTTCAACTCCTTGAGTACATGACTTGGCAGAGTACTATAATATACTTAGGTGATATTTAAGGACTGCTGATGATAGTCTCGTCTTTCTAATATCTAATATTATTTGTAATCCTTctaaagcttatttttaaatttcttttgcagTGGACAGAGTTTAATGGTATTAAGGACCAGCACAAGAGAGGGAACATGTGTAACAGCCTTTTTTCTGATGAGAGCCTGGAATACAAGCTATATGAAGCTTTAAAATTCATCATGTTATATCAAGTTATTGAAGTATATGAACAAGTGAAGAGTGAAAAGGCCATTCCCAGTCTCTATCGCCTCCTGTTTTCCAGGGAAACATCCTCAGATCCTTTAAGTTTCATGATGAATCACCTGAATTTTATAGGTGATACATGTGGATTACAACAGGTAAATATCAATGTCAGAAGAAGGTACTAGTAATATTTAAGGTAGCATGgggttcagttcaattcaacaaatatttattcttaaaccaattttttcaaataacatatttttttttcttttgcatttttatttacccatataaaaagaaaaaaaatcacaatatgtGACAAATATGCCTAGTCAGGC of the Sarcophilus harrisii chromosome 1, mSarHar1.11, whole genome shotgun sequence genome contains:
- the OTULINL gene encoding inactive ubiquitin thioesterase OTULINL — encoded protein: MAARKNHHPARERYQLPPAAGNHKIQPWTAVTNQALDVAWRTVKGPVMLGISFLAATLCYFRSLFLYLGHRLKWWSGYLQRKFKKNLSVEAEVDLLGYCAREWKGETSRAKLMRKAYEELFWRHHIKCIRQVKGDNYDALRSVLFQILSQGLSLPSWMKEKDIVKLPEKLLFSQGCNWIQQYSFGPEKYTGPNVFGKLRKCVELLKSQWTEFNGIKDQHKRGNMCNSLFSDESLEYKLYEALKFIMLYQVIEVYEQVKSEKAIPSLYRLLFSRETSSDPLSFMMNHLNFIGDTCGLQQIDMLILGHSLEVRIKVFRLSKFNTRDFQVYYPEERHREWPEICLLTENDRHYHIPVFQV